The region TTCATTTTGCCGTGGTAGTAGCACACAGTCACATCTGACTGTTCGTTAAGTCCCACTCTCTTTCCGACCTTTTCTGAAATCTGGGAGATTTTTTCAACGGCCTGATCCACGAGCAGGGTGGTTGGGAAAATCAGATAGGATTTTTTTCCCTTCCCGGCGAGGAAGAGTGCCATAGCTATGCCAAAGGACGTCTTTCCAATTCCTGTAGGGGCAACGGTAGCAAAACTTTCATTCTGGAATATCCTTCTGGCCCAGAATATCTGAATGCTTCTCGGCTCTCCTATGGCCTTTTCAAAAAACTGGATGAATTCAGAGGTTATTTCATCAGTGTGATGCAGGCAGAGGGGTTTGTTCTCTTTCAGGCAGATATTGCCCTCAATTTCTTTCTCGAAGAGGGAAGAATTGCACACACTGCAGAGGTTTTCATATCTTGTAAAAATCATGGATAATGGTTTTACGGGGTTGTTTTAAAGGTTTCCGTACCGGTATGGTTTTACAGGTGGCAGCCCTGCTCTCTCTGAACTTATGGGTTATGGCGCCGTCCGCATGGGTGATATGACTGATCCGTTCTTTGTGAAAAATCAAAATTGATAAATAATTTCACGTAACGTTAACATCATGATAAATGGGGATGAATATATCAGGCGAATAAAATGCTATTCGAGGGACATGTACGTCATGGGTGAAAGGGTTGGTTTTGACCATCCCAACGTGGAGCCAGTTTTAAAGGCAATCTCCATAACCTACGATCTGGCAAAGGAGAAGGGATACCACACGTACTCGGAGCTTGTCAACAGAGAGGTCAACATTCTGAACACCTGCTGCAGAACTCCTGATGATCTGATCAAGAGGTACGATTTTCAGAGAGAGCTGAGCATGAGACTTGCAACGTGCAATTACAGGTGTCCGGGGGCGGATGCGATAAACGCGTTTATGTCGGTTCTTGAAGGGGATGAGAGAGATCGGTTTCTTGGCTTGCTGAGAGAGATTCAGGAGAATGATTACGCATGCACCTCTGCCCTCACGGACCCAAAGGGAGACAGAAGCAGGAGACCTTCGGAGCAGAGAGAAATGTATGTCAGGGTTGTTGAGGAACGAGAAGACGGAATAATTGTTGAGGGGGCAAAGATACACCAGAGTGGTGCTTTCGCTGCTGACGTGAACTTTTTCCTGCCGGGACAGACCTTCAGGGAAGGCGAGGAAGAGTTTGCGGTAGCGTTCGCCCTCAAACCCGAAGACAGGGGTGTGAAGTACATCCTTCAGAACACAGGAATGCAGGCCAAACAGCGTGATGGTGGGGAATTTGAACGCGGAAATCCTTACGGAGACAGGATTACCTGCACTGTTGTCCTCGACAGGGTTTTTGTTCCGTGGGAAAGGGTTTTCATATACGGGGATCTGAAGAAGGTTCGGGAACTGCTCACTGCCTTTGCGAACTCTCACAGGTGTGTTGGTGCAGCGTGCAAGGCGGGATTTGTGGATTCGATGACAGGTGCAGCAAGCCTCATGATCAGGGCGAATGGTCTCGAAAAGGTTCAGGCTCTCAGGTCAAAACTTGGTGAGATGTCGGCTGTTTCTGAAGGAGCTTACGCCATTGCCGTAGGCGCTGCGGTGAAAGGGGTCGAGAAAAACGGGGTCTGGCTGCCGGATGCGATCATGGCGAATGCCGGGAAGGTTATAGGTGTTGAGGGTTTTGCGAAGGCCATGAGGCATCTTGCGGACATAGCGGGAGGAATTCCAGGGACTGCACCATCCGAGTTCGATTTGAGGAGCGAAGAAACAGGCAGATACGTGGAAAAATATGTCAGAGGGGCAGAGGATTTCAGTGCGGAGGATAGGCTCAGGCTGATAAAGTTCATTGAGTTCTGGCTTACAAGCTCCCATTACATTGGAGCGTTGCATGGTGGTGGGAGCGTTTCAGCATCGGTGATTTTCCTGCAGTACATGAGCGATTTCAGCACAAAGGAGGATGCCGTGAGAAAAGCGATAAATCTAAAATCCTGACCTCAAATTTTTTCTGTTGAGGGTGCTGATTTCTGGTGGGGGCGTAGCGGGAAGCACATCAGCCATAAATATCGGGGAAAAGGCAGAGGTAACGATTTTTGAGGCCAAATCAGCGTCAGGGTTTCCTGTTAAGTGTGGCGGGCTGATAAGTGAGGACTGTTACGTAGCATATTCGAAATATGTTGATGTTAAAAAGGCCCTGCTGAACAGCATTAGAGGTGCATTCTTTTTCTCTCCATCTGGAAAATACCTTGAACTTTACGGAAGCTCGGGAGCCGTGGTTATTGAAAGGAAAATCTTTGATCAGCTCCTTTTGCGAGAAGCCTCAAAATCTTCAGAGGTGGTTGTGAAATCAAAAGTTGATGCGGTCGGAGACAGGAAGGCGAGGATAATCACGCCCGAGGGTGAGAAATTCGTTGAATTCGATGTTGTGATTGGCGCTGACGGGGCTGAAAGCAGGGTTGCGAGGGATCTGGGCTTCAGAAGACCGGAATTCTTTGTGGCTAAGCAGTACCTCATGGAGTTCGAGGTTCTTGATGAGAAGATGGTGGAGCTGTACTTTGGCAGAAGTTATTCGGATGGGTTTTTTGCGTATGCGATACCGCTGGAGGATGATCTGGCGAGGGTGGGTGTGGTTTCGAGAGGTAACCCTGACGAGCATCTCAGGGTGCTCTTGGAAAAACATCCGGATGTGTCCCGTAGAAAAAAGGGTGGCATTCTGGAGGTCAATGCCGGAGCAATACCTGCAGGGCTGGCGGAGTTTGTCAGGGCTAATGCGGTTTTGATAGGTGACTCAGCAGGAATGGTGAAGCCGTACACGGGTGGAGGGCTGTATTACCTGCTTAGAGCATCTGAGATCCTTGGAGAGGTTTTTCCTGATCTGCAGGCATTCAGGAAAGCATATCTGGGTGAGCTCGGGAAGGAGTACCGGACTGGAGAAAGCATTCAGAAGCTTTACGGGATTCTCAACGATTCTGAATATGATTTCCTCATTGAAATTGGAAAGGATGTGGATTTCTCGACAATACACATGGATTCTCCATCCTCGCTTATCAGGCTGATCCCTTCTGCCCTGAAGATGATAAAGAAACCCGCTCTGATCAAAAAAATAGCGGGTTCATTCCTTTGAATTCCTGCTGTGCCAATTTTCTGGGGGTGAATGACTGATCTGTCAGACTCCGTTAAAAAAAGAAAATGTTTTAACCGCATTATTATCTATTAATTTCGGTGATATTATGGTGAAGGTTGGAGTTCTGAAAATGGGTGCAATTGGCACGGCTCTCCTTGTGGAGTATCTTCTTGATGAGAGAGCGGATAGAGGAGATATTGAGGTTAGGGTAGTTACAAGCGGTGCAAAAATGCAGCCTGAAGAGGCTGTTGTTGCTGAAAAACTCAAGGAATTTGACCCGGACGTTGTTATAGTAATATCCCCGAATGCGGCACTTCCCGGACCTAAGGCAGCGAGGGAAGCATTCGAAGGAAAGCCCGTGATAGTCATCAGCGACGCGCCTGCAAAGAAGGCCAAGGAGGAGTTTGAGCAGAAGGGCTTTGGTTATATCCTCATCAACGCTGACTCGATGATTGGTGCGAGGAGAGAGTTCCTTGACCCAACGGAAATGGCCCTGTTCAACTCCGATGTGGTAAAGGTTCTTGCGGCAACAGGTGCTTTCAGGATCGTCCAGGAGGAGCTTGACAGGGTTATTGAGGCGGTCAAGAAGGGCGAGACTCCTGAGCTGCCGAAGATTGTGATCTCTGCTCAGAAAGCAGTTAAGGCCGGAAACTTCCAGAATCCGTATGCAAAGGCCAAGGCAATGGCGGCATACTTCATTGCTGAGAAGGTCGCGGACATCGACGTTAAGGGATGCTTCATCGAGAGAGATCCCGAGAAATACATACCTCTCGTTGCATCTGCCCACGAGATGATGAGGGTTGCGGCGCTGCTTGCCGACCAGGCAAGAGAGATTGAGAAGAGCAACGATACGGTTTACAGAACACCACACTCAAAAGAGGGAGAAATACTTAAAAAGTTTGAACTCATGGGAAAACCTGAATGAGAAGGAGAGCAATTTTATTAGTATCTCTATTTATTTTTACAATTTTAGTTATTTCTGTAGTTGCATACCACATCAAGCAGATGGAGGGTGATGAGGTTTCGTTTGTTGATGCGATTTACTGGACAATAACCACGATGACAACCGTGGGTTATGGCGACATCGTGATGAAAACACCCACAGGAAAAATATTTTCGATCTTTGTGCAGATTTACGGCATTGCATTTCTTTTCGGCATAGCTTTTCCCTACATAGTTGTTCCATGGGCCGAAAGGAAATTTCTTCTGAAACTCCCTGAAAAAGCTGAGCTTGAGAGGCATGTTGCTGTTTTCGGGTTTACCAGACTCACACCGTTCCTTGTGGAAGAGCTTGAGAAAATGGGTATTGACTACATCATCGTTGAGAATTCGAGGGAGAAAGCCATACAGGCCATAGAGAGCGGTTACAGTGTGGTGTATTCGCAGATGGATAACGTGGTCGAAACCGCAAACTTGGAGAAGGCAATGGCAATCGTCATAATGTGGGAGGAGGTGGAGAAGAGCATAGATGTGCTGATAACTGTAAAGGACATGAGCGTTCAGAAACTTGCCGTGGTTTCGGACCCACGTTACGCAAAGTATCTCCATTATGCAGGGGTTGATAAGGTCATAACACCCAAGAGCGTTGCTGGAGTTCACATCGCCAACATCCTCACGGAAAAGCAGAGGGGTGTCCTGAATATAAGAAAAATCCTGGCAAACCACGGAATCACCGAAATAATGCTGCCAAGGAAGTCCAGACTGGCGGGATCAACCGTTGAAACCATTCAGAACAGATACAACGTGAAAATAATAGCTGTTTGCAGAGAAGGGCGTCTCGTATTCAGGCCAGTCAGAAACTACCGGATTGGTGAGGGGAGCATAATCCTTGCGTTTGGGGAAGACAGAGACCTTTACAGACTGCTGAGGGATGCATCATGAAGGTTCTCCTGATCGGTTTCGGAGACGTTGGAAGGGCTGTTGCCAGAATTCTGCTGTCCAGGAATATTGAGGTTACTGCAGTGGATATATCTGAAACGAGAATGGACGGCGTGAACTTCATCAAGACAGACGCACTATCCGAGGAGCTTTACGAATTTGTCGATCTTGATGAATATTCTGCGGCGATTATTGCGCTGCCCAATGACGTTGATGCACTGCTCTGCATAATGATGATCAAAAAGAAAAAAGAGGACCTGCTGGTCTTTGCCCGGTGCAACAACCCCTCTTACAGGGAAAAGATGAGCATTGCCGGGGCAGATTACGTGGTGGATATATCCACGATCACGTCTCAGATGATCCTCTCGACGATTTTCAGGGAGGAGGCGGAGAAGAGGCTCCTCTATGAAAACATCCACGTGAGAACCTACACAGTTTCTGAGAACTCCCCACTGGTGGGGAGGAGAGTGGAAGATTTTGATGATGTTTTAATTCTGGGTATTGAGAAAGACGGTGCCGTCAGGCATGACGGGGTTATTGAACCCGGATCTAAGATAGCGGTGGTGGGAGAGATTGAGGTTCTGAAGGCATTTGAGGAAAGGTTTATGACTTAGACACTATTATCTTTCCCCCTTCGAGCCTTCCGATCTTTGCGTAACCCTCTATGACTATTCTGTTGGCCTTCACGAACCCTATAACGCTTCCTTCCTTTATTATAACTGAATCGCCTTTGACGAATCTGCCCCTGCACTTTGGAAAAATCAGAACGTTTCCATCGGCAACAATCTCGTTGAACTCAGTTTTTGGCCCGATAATTGCTTTTTCGCACAGTATTGATCCCCCAACAAAGTTCCTTCCGGCAAGCTTTACCTCACTGGCCTCTATATTGCCCCAGAAACTTGACAGGATTCCCGCAAAAACGGTTCCATCAAATCTGAGGTGCTTGTCAACTATCGAGTCTTTCCCCACTATCAGGGTTTTTCCGTCCCTGCTGAGCCTGTATTTCTTCATTTTCTTACCCCCTGTCTCACGTCCACCGCCACACCCCTCTGGAATTCAAGCATTTCAAAGGCAGAAAGAACGGCTTTCCCGGTGGCAAGCAGATTGTCGCTCTCATCGACCACGATAACCTCGTCGTTGGCCCTTATGGTGCTGTCAACATCGACCACATGCTTTGCAAAGACGTTTTTGCCTTCAGCAATGAACTCCGCAACCCTGCTGTCAACCACAACTCGCAGCTGGGGATATGGAAGCAGGTCCTTCAGTCTCCTTGCACCCTCTATGCT is a window of Geoglobus acetivorans DNA encoding:
- a CDS encoding F420-dependent methylenetetrahydromethanopterin dehydrogenase, with translation MMVKVGVLKMGAIGTALLVEYLLDERADRGDIEVRVVTSGAKMQPEEAVVAEKLKEFDPDVVIVISPNAALPGPKAAREAFEGKPVIVISDAPAKKAKEEFEQKGFGYILINADSMIGARREFLDPTEMALFNSDVVKVLAATGAFRIVQEELDRVIEAVKKGETPELPKIVISAQKAVKAGNFQNPYAKAKAMAAYFIAEKVADIDVKGCFIERDPEKYIPLVASAHEMMRVAALLADQAREIEKSNDTVYRTPHSKEGEILKKFELMGKPE
- a CDS encoding PUA domain-containing protein; translated protein: MEDRYLKTVRVLADYQFGRGAGKALFPESCQFIVSRKTGKIRQIMDDGRRIATIKPESGWLSISIEGARRLKDLLPYPQLRVVVDSRVAEFIAEGKNVFAKHVVDVDSTIRANDEVIVVDESDNLLATGKAVLSAFEMLEFQRGVAVDVRQGVRK
- a CDS encoding 4-hydroxyphenylacetate 3-hydroxylase N-terminal domain-containing protein, whose protein sequence is MINGDEYIRRIKCYSRDMYVMGERVGFDHPNVEPVLKAISITYDLAKEKGYHTYSELVNREVNILNTCCRTPDDLIKRYDFQRELSMRLATCNYRCPGADAINAFMSVLEGDERDRFLGLLREIQENDYACTSALTDPKGDRSRRPSEQREMYVRVVEEREDGIIVEGAKIHQSGAFAADVNFFLPGQTFREGEEEFAVAFALKPEDRGVKYILQNTGMQAKQRDGGEFERGNPYGDRITCTVVLDRVFVPWERVFIYGDLKKVRELLTAFANSHRCVGAACKAGFVDSMTGAASLMIRANGLEKVQALRSKLGEMSAVSEGAYAIAVGAAVKGVEKNGVWLPDAIMANAGKVIGVEGFAKAMRHLADIAGGIPGTAPSEFDLRSEETGRYVEKYVRGAEDFSAEDRLRLIKFIEFWLTSSHYIGALHGGGSVSASVIFLQYMSDFSTKEDAVRKAINLKS
- a CDS encoding NAD(P)/FAD-dependent oxidoreductase — its product is MLISGGGVAGSTSAINIGEKAEVTIFEAKSASGFPVKCGGLISEDCYVAYSKYVDVKKALLNSIRGAFFFSPSGKYLELYGSSGAVVIERKIFDQLLLREASKSSEVVVKSKVDAVGDRKARIITPEGEKFVEFDVVIGADGAESRVARDLGFRRPEFFVAKQYLMEFEVLDEKMVELYFGRSYSDGFFAYAIPLEDDLARVGVVSRGNPDEHLRVLLEKHPDVSRRKKGGILEVNAGAIPAGLAEFVRANAVLIGDSAGMVKPYTGGGLYYLLRASEILGEVFPDLQAFRKAYLGELGKEYRTGESIQKLYGILNDSEYDFLIEIGKDVDFSTIHMDSPSSLIRLIPSALKMIKKPALIKKIAGSFL
- a CDS encoding NAD-binding protein — its product is MKVLLIGFGDVGRAVARILLSRNIEVTAVDISETRMDGVNFIKTDALSEELYEFVDLDEYSAAIIALPNDVDALLCIMMIKKKKEDLLVFARCNNPSYREKMSIAGADYVVDISTITSQMILSTIFREEAEKRLLYENIHVRTYTVSENSPLVGRRVEDFDDVLILGIEKDGAVRHDGVIEPGSKIAVVGEIEVLKAFEERFMT
- a CDS encoding ion channel is translated as MRRRAILLVSLFIFTILVISVVAYHIKQMEGDEVSFVDAIYWTITTMTTVGYGDIVMKTPTGKIFSIFVQIYGIAFLFGIAFPYIVVPWAERKFLLKLPEKAELERHVAVFGFTRLTPFLVEELEKMGIDYIIVENSREKAIQAIESGYSVVYSQMDNVVETANLEKAMAIVIMWEEVEKSIDVLITVKDMSVQKLAVVSDPRYAKYLHYAGVDKVITPKSVAGVHIANILTEKQRGVLNIRKILANHGITEIMLPRKSRLAGSTVETIQNRYNVKIIAVCREGRLVFRPVRNYRIGEGSIILAFGEDRDLYRLLRDAS